A single window of Luteipulveratus halotolerans DNA harbors:
- a CDS encoding TRM11 family SAM-dependent methyltransferase, whose translation MRPYVFVRHADVLRERHPDADEDIHFAEAVVRAVLEDLSSPGDRVLDPFAGYGTTLRVAHELGRTAVGVELLPERCAAMRHVRGPVVVQGDARDLRTLVTGPFDLVLCSPPYMTATDHPEDPLQAYERDGAGYDAYLADLTDVMRQAVDLLTPEGHLVLNVANIATPDHFTPLAWDVGRAVARVARLRQDVVVCWDHPLDDLAGDYLLVFTAESGKG comes from the coding sequence ATGCGCCCGTACGTCTTCGTCCGCCACGCCGACGTGCTCCGCGAGCGACACCCCGACGCCGACGAGGACATCCACTTCGCCGAGGCGGTCGTCCGCGCGGTCCTCGAGGACCTCAGCAGTCCCGGCGACCGGGTGCTCGACCCATTCGCCGGCTACGGCACGACCCTGCGTGTGGCCCACGAGCTCGGCCGTACGGCGGTCGGTGTCGAGCTGCTCCCCGAACGGTGCGCGGCCATGCGCCATGTCCGGGGACCCGTGGTCGTCCAGGGAGATGCGCGTGATCTGCGCACGCTCGTGACCGGACCGTTCGACCTGGTCCTGTGCTCACCGCCCTACATGACCGCGACCGATCATCCCGAGGACCCGCTGCAGGCGTACGAACGCGACGGCGCGGGCTATGACGCCTATCTGGCCGACCTCACCGACGTGATGCGCCAGGCGGTCGACCTGCTGACGCCCGAGGGACACCTCGTGCTCAACGTCGCCAACATCGCCACGCCCGACCACTTCACACCACTCGCCTGGGACGTCGGAAGGGCCGTCGCTCGCGTCGCCCGCCTGCGACAGGACGTCGTCGTCTGCTGGGACCACCCGCTCGACGACCTGGCGGGCGATTATCTGCTGGTGTTCACGGCTGAGTCAGGCAAGGGCTGA
- a CDS encoding RecB family exonuclease, translating to MVAALSPSRAADFMQCPLLYRFRVIDRLPEPPSAAAARGTLVHSVLERLFDAPAAERTVEAARDLIEPQWAALVEAEPALSELVGEDAAEHAAWVAEAARLVERWFLLEDPTRLEPAERELYVEVDLDGLLLRGYVDRLDVAPTGEIRVVDYKTGRAPSELFEAKALFQMKFYALVLWRTRGVVPRMLQLVYLGNSELIRYAPDEADLLATERKIKALWAAIERAARTGDWRPRTSRLCDWCDHRALCPEWGGTPPPLPEDSSTLALDPRRAGQAEVAVD from the coding sequence ATGGTCGCCGCACTGTCACCCAGCCGCGCCGCGGACTTCATGCAGTGCCCACTGCTCTACCGGTTCCGCGTCATCGACCGGCTGCCGGAGCCCCCGAGTGCTGCCGCAGCCCGCGGCACGCTGGTCCACTCCGTGCTGGAGCGCCTGTTCGACGCCCCTGCAGCCGAGCGCACCGTCGAGGCGGCGCGCGACCTGATCGAGCCGCAGTGGGCGGCCCTGGTCGAGGCCGAGCCGGCACTGTCCGAGCTGGTCGGCGAGGACGCTGCAGAGCACGCCGCGTGGGTCGCGGAGGCAGCACGTCTGGTGGAGCGCTGGTTCCTGCTCGAGGACCCCACGCGCCTGGAGCCCGCTGAGCGCGAGCTCTACGTCGAGGTCGACCTAGACGGCCTCCTCCTGCGCGGCTACGTCGACCGCCTCGACGTCGCGCCCACCGGTGAGATCCGCGTCGTCGACTACAAGACCGGCCGCGCACCGTCGGAGCTGTTCGAGGCCAAGGCCCTGTTCCAGATGAAGTTCTACGCCCTGGTGCTGTGGCGCACCCGCGGCGTCGTGCCGCGCATGCTCCAGCTGGTCTACCTCGGCAACAGCGAGCTCATCCGCTACGCGCCTGATGAGGCCGACCTGCTCGCGACCGAGCGCAAGATCAAGGCGCTCTGGGCGGCCATCGAGCGAGCAGCACGCACGGGCGACTGGCGGCCCCGCACGTCCCGGTTGTGCGACTGGTGCGACCACCGGGCGTTGTGCCCCGAGTGGGGCGGCACTCCGCCTCCTCTGCCCGAGGACTCCTCGACCCTCGCGCTCGACCCCCGGCGCGCCGGCCAGGCCGAGGTGGCCGTTGACTGA
- a CDS encoding site-2 protease family protein codes for MSGAEAPGSVPGWRIGSVRGVPVYLGRSWPVIALVIVALFGPQLHDQRPDLGGVVYVVAAGYALLLLVSVLVHEASHALMGQARGYHVSRIVADLWGGHTAYEHADTSPMSSALVAVVGPLSNGVLALLSWLALPMTPDGIPQTLVAVLAWSNTLVAGFNLLPGLPLDGGHLVDALVWKVTGSRAQGMVVAGWCGRGVTVLVLAWALVLPFLRGSSPSLFTVAWAVFLATFLWVGATSAIRAGAGLRVVGRVTVRSVARPVRIAPDSAVLGDLPVERPEPVAVHHPDRGVWGLLDEQAVGAVPESARAVTTLGSVSRAQPAGWVVEVGSFDADVAEVVAGVQASGAERIVVVSRAEPPEVGLVDVGRLAAALHRADGDA; via the coding sequence ATGTCAGGAGCCGAAGCGCCCGGCTCGGTGCCGGGCTGGCGCATCGGCTCCGTACGTGGGGTGCCGGTCTACCTCGGGCGCAGCTGGCCTGTCATCGCCCTCGTGATCGTGGCCCTCTTCGGCCCGCAGCTGCACGATCAGCGACCGGACCTCGGCGGTGTCGTCTACGTCGTCGCTGCCGGCTATGCGCTCCTGCTCCTGGTGTCCGTGCTGGTGCATGAAGCCTCGCATGCGCTCATGGGCCAGGCGCGGGGCTACCACGTCTCGCGGATCGTCGCCGACCTGTGGGGCGGCCACACGGCGTACGAGCACGCCGACACCTCGCCGATGTCGTCGGCACTGGTGGCGGTGGTCGGCCCCCTCAGCAACGGTGTCCTCGCGCTGCTGTCCTGGCTGGCGCTCCCGATGACGCCGGACGGCATCCCGCAGACGCTCGTCGCCGTTCTCGCCTGGAGCAACACGCTCGTCGCAGGCTTCAACCTGCTGCCGGGACTGCCGCTGGACGGCGGCCACCTGGTGGACGCGCTGGTCTGGAAGGTCACCGGTTCGCGGGCCCAGGGCATGGTGGTGGCCGGCTGGTGCGGGAGAGGGGTGACCGTTCTCGTCCTGGCATGGGCCCTGGTCCTGCCGTTCCTGCGCGGCAGCAGCCCGTCGCTGTTCACGGTCGCGTGGGCGGTGTTCCTCGCGACGTTCCTGTGGGTGGGAGCGACCTCGGCGATCCGCGCGGGCGCGGGTCTGCGCGTCGTCGGCAGGGTGACCGTACGTTCGGTCGCCCGGCCGGTGCGGATCGCTCCTGACTCGGCCGTGCTGGGTGATCTGCCGGTGGAGCGTCCGGAGCCCGTGGCCGTGCACCATCCGGACCGTGGTGTGTGGGGCCTGCTCGACGAGCAGGCGGTCGGCGCCGTGCCCGAGTCGGCCCGCGCCGTCACGACGCTGGGTTCGGTCTCGCGTGCCCAGCCGGCCGGCTGGGTCGTCGAGGTGGGTTCGTTCGACGCCGACGTGGCTGAGGTGGTCGCCGGGGTCCAGGCGTCGGGCGCCGAGCGCATCGTCGTGGTCTCTCGCGCTGAGCCGCCTGAGGTCGGGCTGGTCGACGTGGGCAGGCTTGCCGCGGCGCTGCACCGGGCCGACGGCGACGCCTGA
- a CDS encoding tRNA (adenine-N1)-methyltransferase, with amino-acid sequence MTTSPAPHDPASPTGATGRRGPFLEGERVQLTDPKGRLHTITLGAGKQFHTHRGYLSHDDLIGSPDGSTVTNTAGVEYLALRPLLSDYVMSMPRGAAVVYPKDAGQIVAFADVFPGATVVEAGVGSGALSMSLLRAVGDHGRVHSFERRDDFATIARANAREFFGVDHPAWTVTVGDLVESLPEAVEPGTVDRVVLDMLAPWECLEVVADALAPGGVLICYVATATQLSRVAEAARDHGGFTEPEAWESLVRGWHLEGLAVRPQHRMHGHTGFLITTRRLAPGVTPPLRKRRPGKGYTDVSTGEALTPEDFGERPVSDKKVRRLARSLDEQSES; translated from the coding sequence ATGACCACCTCGCCCGCACCGCACGACCCTGCGTCCCCGACCGGTGCCACCGGTCGACGGGGCCCCTTCCTCGAGGGCGAGCGCGTCCAGCTGACCGATCCCAAGGGACGCCTGCACACCATCACGCTCGGCGCCGGCAAGCAGTTCCACACGCATCGCGGCTACCTCAGCCACGATGACCTGATCGGTTCGCCGGACGGCTCGACGGTCACCAACACGGCCGGTGTCGAGTACCTCGCACTGAGGCCTTTGCTGTCCGACTACGTCATGTCGATGCCGCGCGGAGCGGCCGTGGTCTATCCCAAGGACGCCGGCCAGATCGTCGCGTTCGCCGACGTGTTCCCCGGCGCGACCGTCGTCGAGGCCGGTGTCGGGTCCGGCGCCCTGAGCATGTCCCTGCTCCGCGCCGTCGGCGACCACGGGCGGGTGCACTCCTTCGAGCGGCGCGACGACTTCGCCACCATCGCGCGCGCCAACGCCCGTGAGTTCTTCGGTGTCGACCACCCGGCGTGGACGGTCACGGTGGGTGACCTCGTCGAGTCGTTGCCGGAGGCCGTCGAGCCCGGCACGGTCGACCGGGTGGTGCTCGACATGCTGGCACCGTGGGAGTGCCTCGAGGTCGTCGCCGACGCACTTGCTCCCGGGGGCGTGCTGATCTGCTATGTCGCGACAGCCACCCAGCTGTCACGTGTTGCCGAGGCGGCCCGCGACCACGGTGGCTTCACCGAGCCCGAGGCCTGGGAGTCGCTCGTCCGCGGCTGGCACCTGGAGGGCCTCGCCGTACGGCCCCAGCACCGCATGCACGGCCACACCGGATTCCTCATCACCACCCGCCGGCTGGCGCCGGGCGTGACACCGCCCCTGCGCAAGCGTCGACCCGGTAAGGGCTACACCGACGTCAGCACCGGAGAGGCGCTCACGCCGGAGGACTTCGGTGAGCGGCCGGTCTCCGACAAGAAGGTGCGGCGGCTCGCTCGGTCGCTGGATGAACAATCCGAGTCGTGA
- the arc gene encoding proteasome ATPase, which translates to MNNPSREQVGGLGSRCTCDDVNALRRQAKEARMSDETHDPRSDSPQDRLRGEVDAMRDKLAHGPGRQRQLEQQVLQLQSSMGTLSAQNERLVRTLKEAREQIVTLKGEVDRLAQPPASYGIVVTVNDDGTADVLNSGRKMRVAVSPSVEPDQMAPGREVMLNEALNIVAAVGFEQVGELVTTKEILDPARVLVVSHADEERVCRVADSLDIDAVRVGDSLLLDSRSGFVFERIPKAEVADLVLEEVPDIRYEDIGGLAGQIEAIRDAVELPYLHADLFREHQLRPPKGVLLYGPPGCGKTLIAKAVAASLARKVAEKTGRSEMKSYFLNIKGPELLNKYVGETERHIRLIFQRAREKSSDGTPVVVFFDEMESLFRTRGSGVSSDVETTIVPQLLAEIDGVERLENVIVIGASNREDMIDPAILRPGRLDVKIKIERPDAESAKDIFSKYVTDQLPLHADDLAEHGGSVEDTVEAMIQATVERMYTEIDENRFLEVTYAGGDKEILYFKDFNSGAMIQNIVDRAKKMAIKDQITTGSKGIRIDHLLRSCVDEFKENEDLPNTTNPDDWARISGKKGERIVYIRTLINGKDGAEPGRSIDQIANTGQYL; encoded by the coding sequence ATGAACAATCCGAGTCGTGAGCAGGTCGGCGGGTTAGGGTCGAGATGCACGTGTGATGACGTGAACGCGCTACGGCGCCAGGCGAAGGAGGCCCGCATGAGTGATGAGACTCACGACCCCCGTTCCGACAGCCCTCAGGACCGCCTGCGCGGTGAGGTCGACGCGATGCGAGACAAGCTCGCACACGGTCCGGGCCGCCAGCGCCAGCTCGAGCAGCAGGTCCTCCAGCTGCAGTCGTCGATGGGCACGTTGTCGGCCCAGAACGAACGCCTCGTACGCACCCTCAAAGAAGCGCGCGAGCAGATCGTGACCCTCAAGGGCGAGGTCGACCGGCTCGCCCAGCCGCCTGCGTCGTACGGCATCGTCGTCACGGTCAACGACGACGGCACCGCCGACGTCCTCAACAGCGGTCGCAAGATGCGCGTCGCGGTCAGCCCGTCGGTCGAGCCCGACCAGATGGCACCGGGCCGTGAGGTCATGCTCAACGAGGCCCTCAACATCGTGGCCGCTGTCGGGTTCGAGCAGGTCGGCGAGCTCGTCACGACCAAGGAGATCCTCGACCCGGCACGCGTCCTGGTCGTCTCCCACGCCGACGAGGAGCGGGTCTGCCGGGTCGCCGACAGCCTCGACATCGACGCGGTGCGCGTGGGCGACTCGCTCCTGCTCGACAGCCGCAGCGGCTTCGTCTTCGAGCGCATCCCCAAGGCGGAGGTCGCCGACCTCGTGCTCGAGGAGGTGCCCGACATCCGCTACGAGGACATCGGTGGCCTCGCCGGTCAGATCGAGGCGATCCGCGATGCGGTCGAGCTGCCCTACCTGCACGCCGACCTCTTCCGCGAGCACCAGCTGCGGCCCCCGAAGGGCGTCCTGCTCTACGGCCCTCCCGGGTGTGGCAAGACCCTGATCGCCAAGGCGGTCGCAGCGTCGCTCGCCCGCAAGGTCGCCGAGAAGACCGGCCGCAGCGAGATGAAGTCGTACTTCCTCAACATCAAGGGCCCTGAGCTGCTCAACAAGTACGTCGGTGAGACCGAGCGGCACATCCGCCTGATCTTCCAGCGGGCCCGTGAGAAGTCCTCCGACGGCACGCCCGTGGTGGTGTTCTTCGACGAGATGGAGAGCCTGTTCCGCACCCGCGGCTCGGGTGTCTCCTCCGACGTCGAGACCACGATCGTGCCGCAGCTGCTCGCCGAGATCGACGGTGTCGAGCGGCTCGAGAACGTCATCGTCATCGGTGCGTCCAACCGCGAGGACATGATCGACCCGGCGATCCTGCGCCCCGGCCGCCTCGATGTGAAGATCAAGATCGAGCGGCCCGACGCCGAGAGCGCCAAGGACATCTTCAGCAAGTACGTCACCGACCAGCTGCCGCTGCACGCCGACGACCTCGCCGAGCACGGCGGTTCGGTCGAGGACACCGTCGAGGCGATGATCCAGGCGACGGTCGAGCGGATGTACACCGAGATCGACGAGAACCGCTTCCTGGAGGTCACCTACGCCGGCGGCGACAAGGAGATCCTCTACTTCAAGGACTTCAACTCCGGCGCGATGATCCAGAACATCGTCGACCGCGCCAAGAAGATGGCCATCAAGGACCAGATCACGACGGGGTCCAAGGGCATCCGCATCGACCACCTGCTGCGCTCGTGCGTCGATGAGTTCAAGGAGAACGAGGACCTGCCCAACACCACCAACCCCGACGACTGGGCGCGCATCTCCGGCAAGAAGGGCGAGCGGATCGTCTACATCCGCACGCTCATCAACGGCAAGGACGGCGCCGAGCCGGGCCGTTCCATCGACCAGATCGCCAACACGGGCCAGTACCTCTAG
- a CDS encoding DUF3054 domain-containing protein yields the protein MTPRTAGALAADTLLVLVFAAIGRASHDEGNALLGVLGTAWPFVAGVGVGWVVVHRTGRRTAVDLGPGITVWLCAVVIGMLLRRLVGDGTALSFVIVATLVLGLFLLGWRAAYAAWERRSAQRPLEK from the coding sequence ATGACCCCTCGCACGGCCGGCGCGCTCGCCGCTGACACGCTCCTGGTCCTCGTGTTCGCCGCCATCGGGCGGGCGAGCCACGACGAGGGCAACGCGCTGCTCGGAGTTCTCGGGACGGCCTGGCCGTTCGTCGCCGGCGTCGGTGTCGGCTGGGTCGTGGTGCACCGCACCGGCCGGCGTACGGCGGTCGACCTCGGACCGGGCATCACCGTCTGGCTGTGCGCCGTGGTCATCGGCATGCTGCTGCGTCGCCTGGTCGGTGACGGCACCGCGCTGTCGTTCGTGATCGTGGCGACGCTCGTGCTCGGGCTGTTCCTGCTCGGCTGGCGCGCGGCGTACGCCGCCTGGGAGCGCCGCAGCGCCCAGCGCCCCCTCGAGAAGTAG
- a CDS encoding MFS transporter — MSSAPVSERRRPATGLIIAVLSICGTVVSLQQTLVVPLLPDFPKILGTTPDNASWLVTVTLLVSAVATPIVSRLADMFGKRRMMLVALAAVIVGSLIPALMNGLPAVLVGRGLQGIGASLIPVGISVMRDELPGEKVGGAVALMSATLGIGGAIGMPLAGVIYEHFSWHALFWVSVIFAGVMFVAVLLVVPESEVRTGGRFDYVGAILLSIALSGLMLGISKGGSWGWTSEATLGCFLVAVVVAAIWAPTQLRAGQPMVDLRTSARKPVLLTNIASILLGFAMFGNMLSTTQQMQMPEATGYGFGLSVTTAGLCMLPGGLSMVFFSPISATITRRFGARTTLIVGGLIMVVGYVVRVLMTDTVAEVVIGSSIISIGTAVGYAAMPTLIMRAVPITETASANGLNTLLRAVGTTTSSAALAALLSATTMQLGPVVVPTLDAFKHSFWLSAAAALTAAGVALALPRAAAQAAAGPAERDRVAAGDGAEHIVSGRVIDADGEPLTRAVVTAIRPDGTHVDWGRTDEHGTYRLAVAELGRHVLVVSADGFASRSLFWDVRADGIPAIDMLDRLSVRGTVLRDGEPQAGVPVALVKHSGEYQSTATTGAEGQYCTELPPPGRYVLTAIDPRTECSTSHSIVIGTSSVTADLSLASRRDQVGATASHAASD, encoded by the coding sequence GTGTCCAGCGCGCCCGTGTCCGAACGTCGCCGTCCCGCAACGGGACTCATCATCGCGGTGCTCAGCATCTGCGGCACCGTCGTGTCGTTGCAGCAGACGCTCGTGGTCCCGCTGCTGCCGGACTTCCCGAAGATCCTGGGCACGACCCCCGACAACGCGTCCTGGCTCGTCACGGTGACGCTGCTGGTGAGCGCCGTGGCCACGCCGATCGTCTCGCGCCTGGCCGACATGTTCGGCAAGCGGCGGATGATGCTGGTGGCACTCGCGGCCGTGATCGTGGGATCCCTCATCCCGGCGCTCATGAACGGACTGCCCGCCGTGCTCGTCGGACGCGGCCTGCAGGGCATCGGTGCGTCGCTCATCCCGGTCGGCATCAGCGTGATGCGCGACGAGCTGCCCGGGGAGAAGGTCGGCGGCGCCGTCGCCCTCATGAGCGCGACGCTGGGGATCGGCGGCGCGATCGGCATGCCGCTCGCGGGCGTGATCTACGAGCACTTCTCCTGGCACGCGCTGTTCTGGGTGTCTGTGATCTTCGCCGGCGTGATGTTCGTCGCGGTCCTGCTGGTGGTGCCCGAGTCGGAGGTACGGACCGGTGGGCGCTTCGACTACGTCGGCGCGATCCTGCTGTCGATCGCCCTGAGCGGTCTGATGCTCGGGATCTCCAAGGGCGGCAGCTGGGGCTGGACCAGTGAGGCGACGCTCGGCTGCTTCCTGGTCGCTGTCGTGGTCGCGGCGATCTGGGCCCCGACGCAGCTGCGCGCGGGACAGCCGATGGTCGACCTGCGTACGTCGGCCCGCAAGCCGGTGCTGCTCACCAACATCGCCTCGATCCTGCTGGGCTTCGCGATGTTCGGCAACATGCTCAGCACCACCCAGCAGATGCAGATGCCCGAGGCCACCGGCTACGGCTTCGGCCTGAGCGTGACGACCGCAGGACTGTGCATGCTGCCCGGTGGCCTGTCGATGGTGTTCTTCTCGCCGATCTCGGCCACGATCACCCGGCGGTTCGGTGCGCGGACGACGTTGATCGTGGGCGGTCTGATCATGGTGGTCGGCTACGTCGTCCGCGTCCTGATGACCGACACCGTCGCCGAGGTCGTGATCGGGTCCAGCATCATCTCGATCGGGACGGCGGTCGGCTACGCCGCGATGCCGACCCTCATCATGCGTGCGGTGCCGATCACCGAGACGGCCTCGGCCAACGGGCTCAACACGCTGCTGCGCGCGGTGGGTACGACGACGTCGTCCGCGGCGTTGGCTGCCCTGCTGTCGGCGACCACGATGCAGCTCGGACCCGTGGTCGTCCCGACTCTCGATGCGTTCAAGCACAGCTTCTGGCTGTCGGCGGCGGCTGCTCTCACGGCCGCCGGGGTCGCACTCGCACTGCCGCGGGCCGCGGCGCAAGCCGCTGCCGGCCCCGCGGAGCGCGACCGGGTGGCGGCCGGGGACGGTGCCGAGCACATCGTGAGCGGTCGCGTGATCGACGCCGACGGCGAGCCGCTCACGCGCGCCGTCGTCACGGCGATCCGCCCGGACGGCACCCACGTCGACTGGGGGCGCACCGACGAGCACGGCACATATCGCCTTGCCGTCGCTGAGCTCGGGCGCCACGTCCTGGTCGTGTCGGCCGACGGCTTCGCGTCACGGTCGCTGTTCTGGGACGTCCGGGCGGACGGGATCCCGGCGATCGACATGCTCGACCGGCTGTCCGTACGCGGCACGGTGCTGCGGGACGGTGAGCCGCAGGCCGGCGTACCGGTGGCCCTGGTGAAGCACTCGGGGGAGTACCAGTCGACGGCCACGACCGGCGCTGAGGGCCAGTACTGCACCGAGCTGCCGCCGCCCGGACGGTACGTCCTGACTGCGATCGACCCGCGCACCGAGTGCTCGACGTCGCACAGCATCGTCATCGGCACCAGCTCGGTGACGGCCGACCTGAGCCTGGCGAGCCGGCGTGATCAGGTCGGCGCGACCGCGAGCCACGCCGCCAGCGACTGA